The Oreochromis niloticus isolate F11D_XX linkage group LG13, O_niloticus_UMD_NMBU, whole genome shotgun sequence genome has a window encoding:
- the ptpn20 gene encoding tyrosine-protein phosphatase non-receptor type 20 isoform X6, which yields MSKLLDHSCKDIRKPQSDGWSSEDDDDDVFSTKGQEMASSQTGPPIVSEEELASLALITPAKTSQYSGSRVKALIQILQHQLDQYELVKEFMALEHLKPSDNCLVGKAPENRDKNRYRDILPYDKTRVVVGENQDYINASYIRMQVGDEEFFYISCQGPLPSTVQTFWQMIWENKSDVVSMMTQEVERGRIKCHKYWPEKLGVPLDVGRYQLHLENQQYLEYFHIKIIRMVESETGETHFVRHLKFTHWPDHGVPHSSEQLVRFIRYLRAVHHKGPVTVHCSAGIGRTGVLICTDIILSLIENDLPINVSNIVKEMRLQRHGMIQTKEQYLFCYKVWLEVLQGILELHSSQWQPEDPRNHKVV from the exons ATGAGCAAACTTTTGGACCACTCCTGCAAAGACATCCGGAAACCCCAGTCAGACGGCTGGAGcagtgaagatgatgatgacgatgtaTTCAGCACCAAAGGTCAGGAAATGGCCTCATCCCAAACAG GCCCACCCATAGTATCAGAGGAGGAACTGGCCAGTCTAGCTCTTATTACCCCTGCAAAGACCAGCCAGTACTCAGGCTCCAGAGTCAAAGCTCTCATCCAGATTCTCCAGCATCAACTGGACCAGTATGAACTGGTCAAAGAGTTCATG GCTCTGGAGCATCTGAAGCCTTCTGACAACTGTCTAGTGGGAAAAGCTCCTGAGAACAGAGACAAGAACCGCTACAGAGACATCCTACCCT ATGACAAAACTCGTGTTGTGGTTGGAGAGAACCAGGACTATATCAATGCCAGCTACATCCGCATGCAAGTTGGCGATGAAGAGTTCTTCTACATCTCCTGTCAGGGCCCTTTACCTTCCACTGTGCAAACCTTCTGGCAGATGATCTGGGAAAATAAATCTGACGTCGTTTCCATGATGACCCAGGAAGTAGAGCGGGGAAGGATTAAATGTCACAAATACTGGCCAGAGAAGCTGGGTGTGCCTTTGGATGTAGGCAGGTACCAGCTTCACCTCGAGAACCAACAGTACCTGGAATACTTCCACATCAAGATCATCCGTATGGTGGAGAGTGAG ACTGGCGAAACACATTTTGTTCGACACCTGAAGTTCACACACTGGCCTGACCACGGTGTGCCGCACTCCTCCGAGCAGCTGGTTCGCTTCATCCGCTACCTAAGGGCGGTGCACCATAAAGGGCCCGTCACTGTGCACTGCAGCGCTGGCATCGGACGCACAGGAGTTCTTATTTGTACTGACATCATCCTTAGCCTCATCGAGAATGATTTGCCT ATTAATGTAAGCAACATTGTGAAAGAGATGAGACTTCAGCGACACGGGATGATTCAAACCAAG GAGCAGTACCTCTTCTGCTACAAAGTCTGGTTGGAGGTTTTACAGGGGATTTTAGAGCTTCACAGCAGCCAGTGGCAACCAGAAGACCCAAGAAACCACAAAGTAGTTTGA
- the ptpn20 gene encoding tyrosine-protein phosphatase non-receptor type 20 isoform X5, which yields MRLQESCNSTPSHQACCPSLSVTDMLHGASDRKQIMSKLLDHSCKDIRKPQSDGWSSEDDDDDVFSTKGQEMASSQTGPPIVSEEELASLALITPAKTSQYSGSRVKALIQILQHQLDQYELVKEFMALEHLKPSDNCLVGKAPENRDKNRYRDILPYDKTRVVVGENQDYINASYIRMQVGDEEFFYISCQGPLPSTVQTFWQMIWENKSDVVSMMTQEVERGRIKCHKYWPEKLGVPLDVGRYQLHLENQQYLEYFHIKIIRMVESETGETHFVRHLKFTHWPDHGVPHSSEQLVRFIRYLRAVHHKGPVTVHCSAGIGRTGVLICTDIILSLIENDLPINVSNIVKEMRLQRHGMIQTKEQYLFCYKVWLEVLQGILELHSSQWQPEDPRNHKVV from the exons ATGAGACTACAG GAGAGCTGTAACAGCACCCCTTCTCATCAAGCTTGCTGCCCATCCCTCAGTGTCACTGACATGTTGCATGGAGCTTCTGACAG GAAACAAATTATGAGCAAACTTTTGGACCACTCCTGCAAAGACATCCGGAAACCCCAGTCAGACGGCTGGAGcagtgaagatgatgatgacgatgtaTTCAGCACCAAAGGTCAGGAAATGGCCTCATCCCAAACAG GCCCACCCATAGTATCAGAGGAGGAACTGGCCAGTCTAGCTCTTATTACCCCTGCAAAGACCAGCCAGTACTCAGGCTCCAGAGTCAAAGCTCTCATCCAGATTCTCCAGCATCAACTGGACCAGTATGAACTGGTCAAAGAGTTCATG GCTCTGGAGCATCTGAAGCCTTCTGACAACTGTCTAGTGGGAAAAGCTCCTGAGAACAGAGACAAGAACCGCTACAGAGACATCCTACCCT ATGACAAAACTCGTGTTGTGGTTGGAGAGAACCAGGACTATATCAATGCCAGCTACATCCGCATGCAAGTTGGCGATGAAGAGTTCTTCTACATCTCCTGTCAGGGCCCTTTACCTTCCACTGTGCAAACCTTCTGGCAGATGATCTGGGAAAATAAATCTGACGTCGTTTCCATGATGACCCAGGAAGTAGAGCGGGGAAGGATTAAATGTCACAAATACTGGCCAGAGAAGCTGGGTGTGCCTTTGGATGTAGGCAGGTACCAGCTTCACCTCGAGAACCAACAGTACCTGGAATACTTCCACATCAAGATCATCCGTATGGTGGAGAGTGAG ACTGGCGAAACACATTTTGTTCGACACCTGAAGTTCACACACTGGCCTGACCACGGTGTGCCGCACTCCTCCGAGCAGCTGGTTCGCTTCATCCGCTACCTAAGGGCGGTGCACCATAAAGGGCCCGTCACTGTGCACTGCAGCGCTGGCATCGGACGCACAGGAGTTCTTATTTGTACTGACATCATCCTTAGCCTCATCGAGAATGATTTGCCT ATTAATGTAAGCAACATTGTGAAAGAGATGAGACTTCAGCGACACGGGATGATTCAAACCAAG GAGCAGTACCTCTTCTGCTACAAAGTCTGGTTGGAGGTTTTACAGGGGATTTTAGAGCTTCACAGCAGCCAGTGGCAACCAGAAGACCCAAGAAACCACAAAGTAGTTTGA